A genomic region of Lachnoclostridium edouardi contains the following coding sequences:
- the glf gene encoding UDP-galactopyranose mutase → MSRYDYVLVGSGLYAGVFAYLAKQAGKKCLVVEKRNHIGGNIYCREEEGIHVHEYGAHIFHTSNREVWKFVCSLAEFNRYTNSPVANYKGQMYNLPFNMNTFSKMWGISTPEEAKAIINRQKEEISGEPENLEQQAISLVGRDIYEKLIQGYTEKQWGRECKDLPAFIIKRLPVRYTYDNNYFNDLYQGIPVGGYNVIIEKLFQGCHIKTNTDYLENKAYYDSLGDKVIYTGTIDSFYQYCYGKLEYRSLRFETEVKNTDNYQGVAVVNYTDRETPYTRIIEHKHFEFGAQEKTVITREYPVSWQDGMEPYYPVNDEKNQNLYCKYAALAEKEENVIFGGRLGEYKYYDMDKVIESAMAAAKAELGI, encoded by the coding sequence ATGAGCAGGTATGATTATGTGCTGGTGGGCAGCGGGCTTTATGCAGGAGTCTTTGCCTATCTGGCCAAACAGGCTGGAAAGAAATGTCTTGTGGTGGAGAAAAGAAACCATATTGGAGGAAACATTTACTGCAGGGAGGAAGAAGGCATTCATGTCCATGAGTACGGCGCTCATATTTTCCATACCAGCAACAGGGAGGTTTGGAAATTTGTGTGCAGCCTGGCTGAATTTAACCGTTACACCAACAGTCCGGTGGCAAACTACAAGGGGCAGATGTACAACCTGCCTTTTAATATGAATACATTCAGCAAAATGTGGGGGATTTCCACCCCGGAGGAAGCGAAAGCCATTATTAACCGCCAGAAAGAGGAGATTTCCGGGGAGCCTGAAAACCTGGAGCAGCAGGCCATCAGTCTTGTGGGAAGGGATATTTACGAAAAGCTGATTCAGGGTTACACAGAAAAGCAGTGGGGGCGGGAGTGCAAAGATCTGCCGGCTTTTATTATTAAACGCCTTCCTGTGCGGTACACCTATGACAATAATTATTTTAACGACCTATATCAGGGAATACCTGTAGGCGGATATAATGTAATCATAGAAAAGCTGTTTCAGGGCTGTCATATAAAAACGAATACAGATTATCTGGAGAATAAAGCTTATTATGATTCCCTGGGAGATAAAGTAATCTACACAGGCACTATTGACAGCTTTTACCAGTATTGCTATGGAAAACTAGAGTACAGAAGCCTAAGGTTTGAAACTGAGGTAAAGAATACAGACAATTATCAGGGAGTCGCAGTTGTAAACTATACAGACCGGGAGACGCCTTATACCAGGATTATTGAGCATAAGCACTTTGAGTTTGGAGCTCAGGAAAAAACAGTGATTACCAGAGAATATCCGGTCAGCTGGCAGGACGGCATGGAGCCTTATTATCCTGTAAATGATGAAAAAAATCAAAATTTATACTGCAAATATGCGGCTTTGGCGGAAAAAGAAGAAAATGTTATTTTTGGCGGCAGGCTGGGAGAATATAAATACTATGACATGGACAAGGTGATAGAGTCAGCTATGGCTGCAGCTAAAGCAGAGCTGGGGATATAA
- a CDS encoding phosphoribosyltransferase gives METTFKDIRSKRNPKSRVKVMYGHFATPHSHVNTYIDVSTVKCRHNNARETARELVKDYAETMVETILALEGTEVIAAFMAEELSQNGIMNINNGSNISIIAPEFNQIRQMILRDNTQRMVLGKQVLILASSVTTGKTIRTAMNCVSYYGGRVCGVSSIFSSVDQVAGFPVHCIFSDKDIPGYEAYVNEECPYCKQGVKIDALVNSFGYSKL, from the coding sequence ATGGAAACAACTTTTAAAGACATTCGTTCCAAACGCAACCCGAAGTCAAGAGTAAAGGTTATGTACGGGCATTTTGCCACACCTCACTCTCATGTCAATACATATATTGATGTATCGACTGTAAAGTGCCGCCATAATAATGCCAGGGAGACTGCCAGGGAGCTGGTAAAGGATTATGCGGAAACCATGGTGGAGACAATTTTAGCTTTAGAGGGCACAGAAGTAATTGCCGCATTTATGGCGGAGGAATTGTCACAAAACGGAATTATGAATATTAACAACGGCTCTAATATCTCTATTATTGCTCCTGAGTTTAACCAAATCAGACAGATGATTTTAAGAGATAATACGCAGAGAATGGTTTTAGGAAAACAGGTTCTGATTTTAGCTTCATCTGTGACAACCGGAAAAACCATCCGCACAGCTATGAACTGTGTATCCTATTATGGAGGAAGAGTATGCGGAGTTTCTTCCATTTTCAGCTCTGTAGACCAGGTAGCAGGATTCCCTGTACACTGTATTTTCAGCGATAAAGATATTCCTGGATATGAAGCATATGTAAATGAAGAATGTCCATACTGTAAACAGGGAGTGAAAATTGACGCTTTAGTAAACAGTTTTGGATATTCCAAACTTTAG
- the leuA gene encoding 2-isopropylmalate synthase, with product MLNYKRYKRVPVVDYPERQWPNNEIKEAPIWCSVDLRDGNQALIEPMVVEEKVEMFNLLVKLGFKEIEIGFPAASQIEFDFLRQLVERKLIPDDVVIQVLTQCREHLIRRTFQALEGVKKAVVHIYNSTSTLQRDVVFHKNMEEIKQIAVDGTKMVQECMKDYDGQVILEYSPESFTGTELEYALEVCTAVQETWGATADNKIIINLPATVEMTTPNVYADQIEWMHRHFKNRDCIILSVHPHNDRGTGIAATELALLAGADRVEGTLFGNGERTGNIDILNIAYNMFSQGIDPKLNIEDIKNISEVYERCTKMNIDPRHPYAGKLVFTAFSGSHQDAINKGMQALRERGSQIWEVPYLPIDPSDIGREYEPIVRINSQSGKGGVAFVMDTFYGFKLPKGMHKEFADVIQKISEKQGEVSPEQIMDEFKKCYLEQKEPLHFKKCQITDTETESGEFATLAKVLYTENGVEKSFEGIGNGPIDAVQRGMEEALGINIKVLDYSEHALTSGSGAQAASYIHLMDKNTGKTTYGVGISSSVTRSSIRGIFSGVNRLLY from the coding sequence ATGTTAAACTATAAAAGATATAAAAGAGTTCCGGTTGTTGATTATCCAGAAAGACAATGGCCTAATAATGAGATAAAAGAAGCGCCTATTTGGTGCAGCGTAGACCTTCGGGATGGAAACCAGGCATTGATTGAGCCTATGGTAGTGGAGGAAAAGGTAGAGATGTTCAATCTGCTTGTAAAGCTGGGCTTTAAGGAGATTGAGATTGGTTTTCCCGCAGCGTCTCAGATAGAATTTGACTTTTTAAGACAATTAGTGGAGAGAAAGCTGATACCGGACGACGTGGTGATTCAGGTTTTAACCCAGTGCCGGGAGCATTTAATCCGCCGCACCTTCCAGGCGTTAGAGGGTGTGAAAAAAGCGGTTGTTCACATTTACAACTCTACGTCAACTCTTCAGAGGGATGTGGTGTTCCACAAAAATATGGAAGAGATTAAGCAGATTGCTGTAGACGGAACTAAAATGGTTCAGGAGTGTATGAAGGATTACGACGGCCAGGTGATTCTGGAGTATTCCCCAGAAAGCTTTACAGGCACAGAGCTGGAATATGCTTTGGAAGTATGTACAGCAGTGCAGGAAACATGGGGAGCGACTGCTGACAATAAAATTATTATCAACCTTCCTGCTACAGTGGAGATGACTACTCCTAATGTATATGCGGATCAAATTGAGTGGATGCATCGCCACTTTAAAAATAGAGACTGCATTATTCTCAGCGTACATCCTCACAATGACAGGGGAACAGGAATTGCAGCTACAGAGCTGGCTTTGCTGGCGGGAGCCGACAGAGTGGAAGGCACCTTGTTTGGAAACGGAGAAAGAACAGGCAATATTGACATTTTAAATATTGCATATAATATGTTCTCACAAGGCATTGATCCAAAGCTGAACATAGAAGATATTAAAAATATTTCAGAAGTATATGAGCGCTGTACAAAAATGAACATTGACCCCAGACATCCTTATGCAGGAAAATTGGTATTTACAGCTTTTTCCGGTTCTCATCAGGATGCGATTAACAAGGGTATGCAGGCTCTCAGAGAGAGAGGCAGCCAGATCTGGGAGGTTCCTTATCTGCCTATTGATCCAAGTGATATTGGCAGGGAGTACGAGCCTATTGTGCGAATTAACAGCCAGTCCGGAAAGGGCGGCGTAGCCTTTGTAATGGATACATTCTATGGATTTAAGCTTCCAAAGGGAATGCACAAAGAGTTTGCAGATGTTATTCAGAAGATTTCAGAAAAGCAGGGCGAGGTATCGCCTGAGCAGATTATGGATGAATTTAAAAAGTGTTATCTGGAGCAGAAAGAGCCTCTTCACTTTAAAAAATGTCAGATTACAGATACAGAAACAGAGTCTGGAGAGTTTGCAACTCTTGCAAAAGTTCTTTACACAGAAAACGGTGTGGAGAAGTCCTTTGAGGGCATTGGAAATGGTCCTATTGATGCCGTTCAGAGAGGTATGGAGGAAGCTTTGGGCATTAACATTAAGGTGCTGGATTACAGCGAGCACGCTTTAACCTCAGGTTCAGGAGCTCAGGCTGCATCATATATTCATCTTATGGATAAAAACACAGGTAAGACAACTTATGGAGTGGGTATCAGCTCCAGTGTTACCAGATCCTCTATCAGAGGCATTTTCAGCGGCGTAAACCGTTTATTGTACTAA
- a CDS encoding 3-isopropylmalate dehydratase small subunit, producing the protein MAGKVFKYGDSVDTDVILPARYLALYKEEDLAAHCMEDIDENFVKGVKQGDFIAAGENFGCGSSREHAPIAIKASGITCVIAASFARIFYRNAINIGLPILECRQASVAAQKGDRLEVDLSKGIIWNHTRGTIYQAEPFPLFIQEMMKEGGLLSYLKKNDAPLL; encoded by the coding sequence ATGGCAGGAAAGGTTTTCAAATATGGGGACAGCGTAGACACAGACGTAATTCTTCCAGCCCGCTATTTGGCGCTTTATAAAGAGGAAGATTTAGCTGCGCATTGTATGGAAGATATAGATGAAAATTTTGTGAAAGGTGTAAAACAGGGAGATTTTATTGCAGCAGGTGAAAATTTCGGCTGCGGTTCTTCCAGAGAACATGCGCCTATTGCAATAAAAGCCAGTGGAATTACATGTGTAATTGCCGCGTCCTTTGCCCGCATTTTTTACCGGAATGCAATTAATATTGGCCTTCCTATTTTAGAATGCAGACAGGCGTCTGTTGCAGCGCAAAAAGGGGACAGGCTGGAGGTGGATTTATCTAAAGGAATCATCTGGAACCACACCAGAGGAACAATTTATCAGGCGGAACCGTTTCCGCTTTTTATTCAGGAAATGATGAAAGAGGGGGGACTTCTCTCTTATCTAAAGAAAAATGACGCTCCACTTTTATAG
- the leuC gene encoding 3-isopropylmalate dehydratase large subunit, which produces MGMTVTQKILARHSRTDQVKAGSLINASVDLVMGSDVTAPIAIGEMEKYGFTQVFDPEKIVLVMDHFAPNKDIQAARNCALVRKFAEKMRISHFYDGGNMGIEHALLPEQGLAAPGELIIGADSHTCTYGALGAFSTGIGSTDMAAGMYSGKCWFKVPSAIRVNLSGSFSEFVGGKDLILYLIRLLGTDGARYKSIEFTGEGIKNISMDHRFTICNMVIEAGAKNGIFPIDNITMEYLEGRVKRPFISEEADSDAQYVCTIDINMSQLQPMIAKPHLPSNVKPVKQCLGLPVDQVVIGCCTNGRITDLRQAAGILAGHKVAPGVRCIIIPATWETYLQALKEGLTEQFIEAGAIISMPTCGPCNGGHVGVLADGERCVSTTNRNFVGRMGAKSSEIYLAGPQVAAACAVAGSIALPEEVL; this is translated from the coding sequence ATGGGAATGACTGTAACCCAGAAGATTCTGGCAAGACACAGCCGGACAGATCAGGTAAAAGCAGGCAGTTTAATTAATGCTTCAGTAGATCTGGTTATGGGAAGCGATGTGACAGCGCCTATTGCTATAGGAGAAATGGAAAAGTACGGTTTCACTCAAGTATTTGATCCTGAAAAAATTGTTTTAGTGATGGACCATTTTGCGCCCAATAAAGATATTCAGGCCGCCAGAAACTGTGCTTTAGTCCGAAAGTTTGCAGAGAAAATGAGAATTTCCCATTTTTATGACGGAGGAAATATGGGAATAGAACATGCTTTACTGCCAGAGCAGGGACTTGCAGCTCCAGGAGAACTAATTATTGGCGCCGATTCCCATACATGTACATATGGAGCGTTAGGGGCGTTTTCTACCGGGATAGGCTCCACTGATATGGCGGCGGGCATGTATTCCGGAAAATGCTGGTTTAAGGTTCCTTCTGCTATACGAGTAAATTTAAGCGGTAGTTTTTCTGAATTTGTCGGGGGAAAAGACTTAATTCTCTACTTAATTCGTTTGCTGGGCACAGACGGGGCCAGATATAAAAGTATAGAGTTTACCGGGGAAGGAATTAAAAATATTTCCATGGACCACAGATTTACTATATGTAATATGGTGATAGAGGCGGGGGCCAAAAATGGGATTTTTCCTATAGATAATATTACAATGGAGTATTTAGAGGGCAGAGTAAAAAGACCATTTATCTCAGAAGAGGCAGATTCTGACGCTCAATATGTATGTACAATAGATATCAATATGTCTCAGCTGCAGCCTATGATTGCTAAGCCTCATCTTCCTTCTAATGTAAAACCAGTAAAACAGTGTTTAGGGCTGCCTGTAGATCAGGTGGTGATTGGCTGCTGTACAAATGGAAGGATTACAGATTTACGTCAGGCGGCCGGGATTTTGGCAGGACATAAGGTGGCGCCTGGAGTCAGATGTATTATTATTCCAGCTACTTGGGAGACTTATCTTCAAGCGTTGAAAGAAGGGCTGACGGAACAATTTATAGAAGCAGGGGCAATTATCAGTATGCCTACCTGCGGCCCGTGCAACGGAGGCCATGTAGGGGTGTTGGCTGACGGCGAACGATGTGTTTCCACAACAAATCGTAATTTTGTGGGGCGGATGGGCGCTAAAAGCTCAGAGATTTATCTTGCAGGTCCCCAGGTAGCGGCGGCCTGCGCGGTGGCAGGAAGTATTGCTTTGCCTGAGGAGGTATTGTAA
- a CDS encoding isocitrate lyase/PEP mutase family protein, which yields MRNTSEKSGARALRERLKNPEIIMAPGCYDCLSARLIEQAGFEAAFMTGFGASGSILGQPDYGLMTMNEMVSVCANMNAILHIPLIGDIDTGYGNPLNVYRTVREFERAGMAAVHLEDQVFPKRCGHMEKKAVIPMEEHVEKIRAAVEARDDMMIIARTDCRATHNMDEVIRRLEAYRDAGADIIYADALRSPEEMKAVGSIPGVYKFANQVEFGKTPVMSADEIQALGFSIVIYPVGTIFTAARAMKNMLELLKKNRKATEDRAVMTTFEEYNKIVGMERLTEMEAGYKVDEYKKRLKQD from the coding sequence ATGAGAAATACAAGTGAAAAATCAGGGGCCAGGGCTTTAAGAGAAAGGTTAAAAAATCCGGAGATTATTATGGCTCCAGGCTGTTATGACTGTTTGTCTGCCAGGCTGATTGAACAGGCAGGCTTTGAAGCCGCGTTTATGACCGGCTTCGGAGCCTCAGGTTCTATTTTAGGACAGCCTGATTATGGACTGATGACTATGAATGAAATGGTTTCTGTCTGCGCCAATATGAATGCTATATTACATATTCCTCTTATAGGCGACATTGACACAGGATATGGAAATCCGCTAAACGTATATCGGACAGTCAGGGAATTTGAAAGAGCCGGTATGGCGGCAGTGCATTTAGAGGATCAGGTATTTCCCAAAAGATGCGGGCATATGGAAAAGAAAGCTGTAATTCCTATGGAAGAACATGTGGAGAAAATCAGAGCGGCTGTGGAGGCCAGAGATGATATGATGATTATTGCCCGTACAGACTGCCGCGCTACTCACAATATGGACGAAGTAATCAGGCGTCTGGAGGCATACCGGGATGCAGGGGCAGATATTATTTATGCAGATGCGTTAAGAAGCCCTGAGGAAATGAAAGCAGTCGGTTCTATTCCCGGGGTATATAAATTTGCTAATCAGGTAGAGTTTGGGAAAACTCCTGTAATGTCTGCAGATGAAATACAGGCCTTAGGTTTCAGCATTGTTATTTATCCAGTAGGGACAATTTTTACAGCGGCAAGAGCCATGAAAAATATGCTGGAACTGCTGAAAAAGAACAGAAAGGCCACAGAGGATAGAGCTGTAATGACTACCTTTGAGGAATATAACAAAATAGTGGGCATGGAAAGACTGACAGAAATGGAAGCCGGATATAAGGTGGACGAATATAAGAAAAGATTAAAACAGGATTAA
- a CDS encoding 2-methylaconitate cis-trans isomerase PrpF family protein yields the protein MHISETYSIPCVIMRGGTSKGIFFRGNDLPCDPAVRDQVILKVFGSPDSRQINGLGGADPLTSKLAIINPSKREDADVEYTFGQVDIHSAFIDYSSNCGNISSAVGPFALYQGLVKAEEPVTTVRIYNTNTDKVFQAQVPVKNGRPKEEGDYKIYGTPGTGAYIGMDMAGTIGAKTGKLLPTGNPKDVIEIHGFGSLTVSMVDAGSPMVFVKAADLGLTGSEGPDQIDTNLEMLELLESIRCTAAEKMGIADKRTAREKVKAVPMVAFIGPAQDYKSHIDGAVIREEEIDFTARDMFMQIMHKTYSGTATVCTGCAAVTPGTVVYEMRGEKKDNKVRIGHPAGIITCDTAVENGRIVQAVFGRTARRIMEGYVYVPVSAWDKK from the coding sequence ATGCATATATCAGAAACATACTCAATTCCATGTGTAATTATGAGAGGAGGAACCAGCAAGGGAATTTTCTTCCGGGGAAATGATCTCCCCTGTGACCCTGCAGTGAGAGATCAGGTGATATTAAAGGTTTTTGGCAGTCCTGATTCCAGGCAGATTAATGGTTTAGGGGGAGCTGATCCGTTGACCAGCAAGCTGGCTATTATAAACCCCTCTAAAAGAGAGGATGCAGATGTAGAATACACTTTTGGGCAGGTAGATATACATTCAGCCTTCATTGATTATTCCAGCAACTGTGGAAATATATCCTCTGCAGTGGGCCCGTTTGCCTTGTATCAAGGCTTAGTAAAGGCAGAAGAGCCGGTGACTACTGTGCGTATATATAATACAAATACAGACAAAGTATTTCAGGCTCAAGTGCCGGTAAAAAATGGCAGGCCAAAAGAGGAGGGGGATTATAAAATTTACGGAACGCCTGGAACAGGAGCTTATATTGGCATGGATATGGCCGGTACAATAGGAGCTAAAACTGGAAAATTGCTGCCTACAGGCAATCCAAAGGATGTAATAGAAATTCACGGTTTTGGTTCTTTAACAGTTTCCATGGTAGATGCAGGAAGCCCTATGGTATTTGTAAAGGCGGCTGATTTAGGTCTGACGGGGTCAGAAGGCCCGGATCAAATTGACACGAACCTGGAAATGCTGGAATTGTTAGAAAGCATACGCTGCACGGCAGCAGAGAAAATGGGAATTGCAGATAAAAGGACTGCCAGAGAAAAAGTTAAGGCAGTTCCTATGGTGGCTTTTATTGGTCCGGCCCAGGATTATAAAAGTCATATAGATGGGGCTGTGATTAGGGAAGAGGAAATTGACTTTACAGCCAGAGATATGTTTATGCAGATTATGCACAAAACATATTCAGGTACAGCAACTGTATGTACAGGATGCGCCGCAGTAACTCCCGGTACTGTTGTTTATGAAATGAGAGGGGAGAAAAAGGATAATAAGGTACGTATCGGACATCCGGCAGGGATTATTACATGTGATACTGCAGTGGAAAATGGAAGGATTGTTCAGGCAGTATTTGGCCGTACAGCCCGCCGTATTATGGAAGGATATGTTTATGTGCCTGTAAGCGCTTGGGACAAAAAATAA
- a CDS encoding N-acyl homoserine lactonase family protein: protein MGKFVIYPLHVGDLKRQKSNLAYMKEPGKEIIFPLICWYCTDGDRKVMIDTGGTAPDHRWQPYTRRLEQTLEHQLKQLGVKAEEITDVIFTHLHWDHAGNNHLFNNAKFYAQEAELQELAHPSLPIFSGSYDKNTSFPSSVVSLEGECCLMDGIRVITTPGHSLGSQSVIVDTEKGPYVITGDLIALYECYESDPMIVNGIHIDLREYYESLEKVKAVGGQILPGHDEKVLQYFSYPPADEN, encoded by the coding sequence GTGGGAAAGTTTGTGATTTATCCATTACATGTAGGAGATTTAAAACGTCAGAAATCTAATTTGGCATATATGAAGGAGCCTGGAAAGGAAATTATTTTTCCCCTAATCTGCTGGTATTGTACAGACGGCGACCGGAAAGTGATGATAGATACCGGAGGAACTGCGCCGGATCACAGATGGCAGCCTTATACCCGCAGGCTGGAACAAACTCTTGAACATCAGCTGAAGCAGTTAGGCGTTAAGGCAGAGGAAATTACTGATGTGATTTTTACGCACCTTCACTGGGATCATGCAGGTAATAACCATTTATTTAACAACGCAAAATTTTATGCCCAGGAGGCAGAATTACAGGAGCTGGCTCATCCTTCTCTTCCGATTTTTTCAGGCTCTTACGACAAAAATACATCTTTCCCAAGCTCTGTAGTCAGCTTAGAAGGAGAATGCTGCCTGATGGACGGGATTCGTGTCATTACAACCCCCGGCCATTCTCTCGGCTCCCAGTCAGTAATCGTAGATACAGAAAAGGGACCTTACGTGATTACTGGGGATTTAATCGCTTTATATGAATGTTATGAAAGTGACCCCATGATTGTAAACGGAATTCATATAGATTTGCGGGAATATTATGAAAGCCTGGAAAAGGTAAAAGCAGTAGGAGGGCAGATACTGCCGGGCCATGACGAAAAAGTGCTGCAGTATTTTTCTTATCCGCCTGCTGACGAAAATTAA
- a CDS encoding MmgE/PrpD family protein, translating to MTLSEKLVTPVYNIKYEDLPEKVINKAKLCVIHSLSCGYAGIEERWSKAARTIAEESGSFGKASVWFSDIKTTMEQAAFVNAVYAQSILYEDIHRDSNAHPGVVVIPAALAAAEETGASMEELLTAIVAGYEIMAKVGRGTNSQDFSTRGFRPTSITGTFGSCIAAGHLLKLTLEQQLAAFSLSASLASGINQWAIEGTDDLYIQNGNAAKAGILAAQLAKQGLQAPKEILEGKAGVCRAFGLSKEKLETQKENKDFAIMEVLFKPAPACALVQTTAQAGLEAAEDGVVPGEILKGTIYTFALGTTYAGCDNSEKFEKLLQARMSNQFNFAAALVKGKITNGNYCDFENPGIRRLAGLLSLKEEPEYTLQFPEKQPVRVELELSNGEKKVFYKEEPVYLNQENVIEKLYEHCGETLGNKVLSIFFGQKR from the coding sequence ATGACGCTTTCGGAAAAATTAGTAACGCCTGTATATAACATAAAATATGAAGATTTGCCGGAGAAAGTAATAAATAAGGCAAAATTATGTGTGATTCACAGCTTATCCTGCGGATATGCAGGAATAGAGGAGAGATGGTCAAAAGCAGCCAGAACAATAGCTGAGGAATCTGGTTCTTTTGGGAAGGCCTCCGTCTGGTTTTCTGATATAAAAACCACTATGGAGCAGGCTGCCTTTGTAAATGCAGTCTATGCTCAAAGTATTTTGTATGAAGATATTCACAGAGACAGTAATGCTCATCCTGGGGTAGTGGTTATTCCGGCAGCTTTAGCTGCAGCAGAGGAGACAGGCGCTTCCATGGAAGAACTGCTGACAGCTATTGTTGCAGGATATGAGATTATGGCGAAAGTGGGCAGAGGAACTAATTCTCAGGATTTTAGCACGCGGGGCTTCCGGCCTACGTCAATTACCGGAACCTTCGGCAGCTGTATAGCTGCCGGCCATCTTCTTAAATTAACATTAGAGCAGCAGCTTGCGGCGTTTTCTCTGTCAGCCAGTTTGGCATCCGGTATTAATCAGTGGGCTATAGAAGGCACAGATGATTTGTATATTCAAAACGGAAACGCCGCTAAAGCAGGAATTCTGGCAGCGCAGCTGGCGAAACAAGGACTTCAGGCGCCTAAAGAAATATTGGAAGGAAAAGCCGGAGTATGCAGAGCATTTGGATTGTCAAAAGAAAAGCTGGAGACCCAGAAAGAAAATAAAGATTTTGCAATTATGGAAGTACTGTTTAAACCAGCTCCAGCCTGTGCTTTAGTACAAACTACAGCTCAGGCAGGCTTAGAAGCTGCAGAGGATGGAGTGGTTCCGGGAGAAATTTTAAAAGGAACCATTTATACATTTGCACTGGGAACCACATATGCAGGCTGCGATAACTCTGAAAAATTTGAAAAACTCCTTCAGGCCAGAATGAGCAATCAATTTAACTTTGCAGCCGCATTAGTAAAAGGAAAAATCACTAACGGGAATTACTGTGATTTTGAAAACCCAGGTATAAGACGCCTGGCCGGCTTGCTGTCTTTAAAAGAAGAACCTGAATATACATTACAGTTTCCAGAGAAACAGCCGGTTCGGGTAGAGCTTGAGCTTTCCAACGGGGAAAAGAAAGTATTTTACAAGGAAGAACCTGTATATTTAAACCAGGAAAATGTAATTGAGAAGTTGTATGAACATTGTGGGGAAACTTTAGGAAATAAAGTATTAAGCATTTTTTTCGGACAGAAGAGGTGA
- a CDS encoding sodium:solute symporter family protein → MNAYVVAALIAIVIYTVFNLIVGLGLGFDKETVSSARGYFIGGGTRNFILFFTTVATWFSTGIYQGVVGSVYKNGIGWIGISTWQLLVVSLMGILGPRFYTLSKIRNYITPADLVGDYYKSKPFKIIMGLGMLAFCIPSMMAQIRGVSWAINGITDEFIPFQIGVLYAAVIVGIYVYLGGFNSQAWVDTAQGLAFIVILWGSLFIVAWKNGGWNESWSRLMETAPEVLYYKDITEYWNWRMYLSFFVLQGCGGFFAPYVWQRSYAAKSSGAVKKLAGYMGAFFCFGVCFPVVFCGLNFHVLMPEMANPENGLVAFMAQFAPAWGIFVTIGILAAGMSTISSILVTCSSIVAVDLGGIIAPSADSVKVRNWGRKAVIVMLIIGVALSLISLNTIEILINLTLAGFTQILIPVLGIFVFRWITPKGACAGYIAGLIITYLGTVHWNNPFGFMGGMWGLAANIVICVIISMFTEPIKEEERKQFLSPLSKPDKG, encoded by the coding sequence ATGAACGCGTATGTAGTGGCCGCTTTAATTGCAATTGTAATTTACACTGTATTTAATCTGATTGTAGGTTTAGGGCTTGGCTTTGACAAGGAAACTGTTTCCAGCGCCCGCGGATATTTTATTGGCGGAGGTACAAGGAATTTTATCCTGTTTTTTACTACAGTGGCTACATGGTTTTCCACCGGCATATACCAGGGAGTTGTAGGGTCTGTATATAAAAACGGAATCGGCTGGATAGGAATTAGCACATGGCAGCTGCTGGTGGTCTCGCTGATGGGGATTTTAGGACCGCGTTTTTATACTTTAAGTAAGATTCGTAATTACATTACTCCGGCAGATTTAGTCGGAGACTATTATAAATCCAAACCATTTAAAATTATTATGGGTTTAGGTATGCTGGCATTTTGTATTCCATCTATGATGGCGCAGATCAGAGGGGTAAGCTGGGCGATTAATGGGATTACAGATGAGTTTATTCCATTTCAGATAGGAGTTTTGTATGCGGCTGTGATTGTAGGAATTTACGTTTATTTAGGAGGCTTCAACTCTCAGGCATGGGTAGATACAGCACAGGGATTGGCATTTATCGTTATTTTATGGGGCTCTCTTTTCATTGTTGCATGGAAAAACGGCGGCTGGAATGAAAGCTGGTCCAGACTTATGGAAACAGCGCCAGAAGTATTATATTACAAGGACATAACAGAGTACTGGAACTGGAGAATGTATTTATCATTTTTCGTGCTTCAGGGCTGCGGAGGTTTCTTCGCCCCTTATGTATGGCAGCGTTCCTATGCCGCTAAATCCTCAGGCGCTGTAAAAAAGCTTGCAGGTTATATGGGCGCGTTTTTCTGTTTTGGCGTATGTTTTCCAGTAGTATTTTGCGGATTAAACTTCCATGTTCTTATGCCGGAAATGGCAAATCCTGAAAACGGCTTAGTGGCTTTTATGGCGCAGTTTGCTCCTGCCTGGGGAATATTTGTAACTATTGGTATTTTGGCAGCGGGAATGTCTACTATTTCCTCTATTTTGGTTACATGCTCCTCTATTGTGGCTGTAGATTTAGGTGGAATTATTGCGCCTTCGGCAGACTCGGTTAAAGTCAGAAACTGGGGCAGAAAAGCTGTAATTGTAATGTTGATTATAGGCGTGGCTTTATCTCTTATTTCTTTAAATACAATAGAAATTTTAATTAACCTGACATTGGCAGGTTTTACTCAAATTTTAATTCCTGTTCTTGGGATATTTGTATTTAGATGGATCACGCCAAAGGGCGCCTGCGCCGGATATATTGCCGGATTAATTATTACTTATCTGGGAACAGTACATTGGAACAATCCTTTTGGCTTTATGGGAGGAATGTGGGGATTAGCCGCCAATATTGTTATTTGTGTAATCATAAGTATGTTTACAGAACCAATTAAAGAGGAGGAAAGAAAACAATTTCTTTCACCGTTAAGTAAACCTGATAAAGGATGA